In a genomic window of Amblyomma americanum isolate KBUSLIRL-KWMA chromosome 4, ASM5285725v1, whole genome shotgun sequence:
- the LOC144127595 gene encoding uncharacterized protein LOC144127595 isoform X1: MSPTCHRCPCVVGNGYAGNSHGSDSSSGRLAVCPFAMKNYLSLGTADRGRNPEPTAYRRRRKQHSQEQLFASGAEEAAVKRVLNAQRQRIRRLDETYRAAERARNAQRQRRLRANDEYRASEVFRNRLRRLRKSQNGCNRGRVRYGTFEELSWLQEAFSEEEWNSLKRLWPPDTKRTRSCCYGNSAPSSGYSWRTWLPGAAAALRSIPTPPSSTSQDNPLVVPFCWPPVPADEPRCWVLVSVPHSALTAASTMTLSELLSSNDKALCALPDGHLVSANGAQLKSWLPAMTCERNARVLDAPFQ; this comes from the exons ATGTCTCCGACCTGCCACCGGTGCCCTTGTGTAGTTGGCAACGGCTACGCAGGCAACAGTCATGGCAGCGACTCGAGCAGTGGCCGTTTGGCAGTCTGCCCATTCGCCATGAAGAACTATTTGAGCCTCGGCACCGCAGACCGCGGTCGCAACCCCGAGCCGACAGCATATCGTCGTCGTCGCAAGCAACATTCCCAGGAACAGCTCTTTGCTAGCGGTGCCGAGGAAGCCGCCGTGAAGAGGGTGCTGAACGCCCAGCGCCAGCGGATCCGCCGCCTCGATGAGACGTACCGGGCAGCCGAGAGGGCGCGCAACGCGCAACGCCAACGACGCCTCAGGGCCAACGACGAGTACCGTGCGAGCGAGGTGTTCAGGAACCGCCTTCGCAGGCTGCGCAAATCACAG AACGGCTGTAATCGAGGCAGAGTCCGGTACGGGACCTTCGAGGAACTCAGCTGGCTGCAGGAGGCTTTCAGCGAGGAAGAATGGAATTCTCTCAAGCGTCTGTGGCCTCCGGACACAAAACGGACCAGAAGCTGCTG CTATGGCAACAGTGCGCCCTCCAGCGGTTACAGTTGGCGCACCTGGCTTCCGGGTGCAGCGGCTGCATTGCGATCGATTCCGACACCGCCATCCAGCACAAGCCAGGACAACCCGCTTGTTGTCCCCTTCTGCTGGCCTCCAGTGCCCGCAGACGAGCCTCGGTGCTGGGTGTTGGTCTCCGTGCCGCACAGTGCTCTGACTGCTGCCTCCACCATGACGCTCTCAGAGCTCCTCTCAAGCAACGACAAGGCGCTGTGCGCCTTGCCCGACGGTCACCTGGTGTCAGCGAATGGAGCGCAGCTAAAATCTTGGCTTCCTGCTATGACGTGTGAACGAAACGCACGGGTGCTTGATGCGCCCTTCCAGTAG
- the LOC144127595 gene encoding uncharacterized protein LOC144127595 isoform X2: protein MVRPRKRKVGGSSGSAVSTKCSRARERREKDRLRKRAKRAEQRAQRAQPTEEDIQDRERRKRERKRERERLRQRAKHAKAGDTAPLTEEKNGCNRGRVRYGTFEELSWLQEAFSEEEWNSLKRLWPPDTKRTRSCCYGNSAPSSGYSWRTWLPGAAAALRSIPTPPSSTSQDNPLVVPFCWPPVPADEPRCWVLVSVPHSALTAASTMTLSELLSSNDKALCALPDGHLVSANGAQLKSWLPAMTCERNARVLDAPFQ from the exons ATGGTCCGGCCGCGCAAGAGAAAAGTGGGTGGTTCCAGCGGCAGTGCAGTGTCGACCAAATGCAGTAGAGCGAGAGAGCGGCGTGAAAAAGATAGGCTTCGGAAACGGGCTAAACGTGCCGAGCAACGCGCGCAGCGAGCGCAACCGACGGAAGAAGACATACAGGATCGGGAACGTCGCAAGCGAGAAAGAAAGCGGGAGAGAGAAAGGCTTCGGCAACGAGCGAAGCACGCGAAAGCTGGAGACACCGCCCCACTGACGGAAGAAAAG AACGGCTGTAATCGAGGCAGAGTCCGGTACGGGACCTTCGAGGAACTCAGCTGGCTGCAGGAGGCTTTCAGCGAGGAAGAATGGAATTCTCTCAAGCGTCTGTGGCCTCCGGACACAAAACGGACCAGAAGCTGCTG CTATGGCAACAGTGCGCCCTCCAGCGGTTACAGTTGGCGCACCTGGCTTCCGGGTGCAGCGGCTGCATTGCGATCGATTCCGACACCGCCATCCAGCACAAGCCAGGACAACCCGCTTGTTGTCCCCTTCTGCTGGCCTCCAGTGCCCGCAGACGAGCCTCGGTGCTGGGTGTTGGTCTCCGTGCCGCACAGTGCTCTGACTGCTGCCTCCACCATGACGCTCTCAGAGCTCCTCTCAAGCAACGACAAGGCGCTGTGCGCCTTGCCCGACGGTCACCTGGTGTCAGCGAATGGAGCGCAGCTAAAATCTTGGCTTCCTGCTATGACGTGTGAACGAAACGCACGGGTGCTTGATGCGCCCTTCCAGTAG